In Bradyrhizobium sp. 200, the sequence AGACGAAGGCCAGGATTGCCGCAACCGCGATGCCCGAGCCGACCAGCGGGAGCGCGATCCGCCAGAGGATCCGCGTGACGCTGCAGCCGTCGACCTGTGCGGCTTCGAACACGCTGCGCGGGATGCCGTCGAAGGACGGCAGCAGCACCCAGATCACGATCGGCAGCGTGATGACGGCGTGGCTGAGGATGAGCGCCGTGTAGGAGCCGATCATGCCAACCTGGCGGAACATGACGTACCATGGCAGCAGGAACAGCGTGCCGGGCGCCATGCGGGCTGCCAGCGTCAGGATGGCCGGCCACGAAATCCGGGTCCATGACACGGCGAAGGCTGCGGGAATTCCGAACAGCAATCCGAGGCTGGTCGAGCCGATGGTGACGATCAGGCTGTTGACCGCGTAGCTCATGAACGGTGTCGTCTTCATGAGCTCGACGTAGTTCTCCAGCGTCGGGGAGAAAACAAGCGTCGGCGGATAGGCCGTCACCTCGAACGAGGGCTTCAGCGACGACACCACCATCCATACCGTCGGCGTCATGATGATGATGCCGGCGAGCACAAGCTGCAGCAGGTTGAGGTGGCGAATCCAGCGATCGGTGGTCGGTGCGTCGGTCATCGCAGCATCTACCAGGCGACCGCGCCGCGCAGACGGTTGAACGCCAGCACCGCGCCGAAAACGATCGCGGTCAGCGTCAGCATCAGCGCGCTGGCATAGCCGATGTTGAAGAACTCAAACCCGACCCGGAAACCGTAGATGTTGAGCGTGTTCGACGCGTTGCCGGGACCGCCCTGGGTCGTGATGTAGATGATGTCGAAGAAGCGCAGGAGATCGACGCTGCGCAGGATGGCTGCGGTGACGATGGTCGGCAGCAGAAGCGGCAGCGTGATGCGCTGGAAGGTCTTGAACGCCGAAGCGCCGTCGATCTGGGCGGCTTCATAGACGCTCGGCGGCAGCGACTGCAGCCCGCCGAGCACGATCAGCGCGACATAGGGCGTCCATTGCCAACTGTCGATCAGCGCGACGGTCGGGATGACCCAGGTCGGCGAGGCCAGCCACTCCGATGGCGGCAGGCCGAGCGACTGCAGGATGTAGTTTGCCGCCCCGAGCGACGGATCGAGGATCACGAGCCACATCATGCCGGCGACCACCGGCGGCATCATGAAGGGCGAGATGAACATCGACCGCACGATCCCGGGCAGGCGCTTGGCGTGAAACAGAAC encodes:
- a CDS encoding carbohydrate ABC transporter permease; protein product: MTDAPTTDRWIRHLNLLQLVLAGIIIMTPTVWMVVSSLKPSFEVTAYPPTLVFSPTLENYVELMKTTPFMSYAVNSLIVTIGSTSLGLLFGIPAAFAVSWTRISWPAILTLAARMAPGTLFLLPWYVMFRQVGMIGSYTALILSHAVITLPIVIWVLLPSFDGIPRSVFEAAQVDGCSVTRILWRIALPLVGSGIAVAAILAFVFSWNYFLFALVLSNGDSKTLIAAAFNFIGEGSTQWGALMAAATLIALPPLILAALVQRWLVSGLTLGAVKG
- a CDS encoding sugar ABC transporter permease; this translates as MSDAAATLTQDRQRLELSALSAPAVIFTVAMIAFPVVYTIWLGFQSFSSTGQQSFAGLANYAKLASDYEFWHGLWVTIALYVLSLVLQLVFGVWLALVLFHAKRLPGIVRSMFISPFMMPPVVAGMMWLVILDPSLGAANYILQSLGLPPSEWLASPTWVIPTVALIDSWQWTPYVALIVLGGLQSLPPSVYEAAQIDGASAFKTFQRITLPLLLPTIVTAAILRSVDLLRFFDIIYITTQGGPGNASNTLNIYGFRVGFEFFNIGYASALMLTLTAIVFGAVLAFNRLRGAVAW